The Salvelinus namaycush isolate Seneca chromosome 28, SaNama_1.0, whole genome shotgun sequence genome contains a region encoding:
- the LOC120023445 gene encoding CD276 antigen-like, whose translation MSWKSWIAQRCFVSLLIIKASYSVEFEISVPREPQLAIVGQYVVLDCSFPVGKAWDLDNSVITWQRELEVIHSFYHGQDQLDRQSSHYTNRTSLYHSEMERGNASLRLDRTNLGDKGDYTCSVSTQLGSETKTFALKLAAYYPEPHLKFTASPRDVELLLTSQGGYPRPSVHWLDDSGDDVTNNTVTNISEDTQGLYTVSSTLNLQGQVNETITFVLKNKDLGQEIRREITLHSANERSSVEKGRISGDNKKRWTILVPIVIFVLLLFVLLMPALRKTCHGHHRNHHLSTKHHQAHQSLQMPFNVLYNGEKDKTCRNI comes from the exons TCATCAAGGCATCCTATTCTG TTGAATTTGAGATCAGTGTTCCTCGTGAGCCTCAACTTGCCATCGTGGGGCAGTATGTGGTCCTAGACTGCAGCTTCCCTGTGGGAAAGGCCTGGGACCTGGACAACAGTGTGATTACATGGCAGAGAGAACTGGAGGTGATACACAGTTTCTACCACGGACAGGACCAACTGGACAGACAGAGCAGTCACTATACCAACAGAACCAGCCTGTACCACTCTGAGATGGAGAGGGGTAATGCCTCTCTCAGGCTGGACCGTACCAACCTAGGGGACAAAGGAGACTATACCTGTTCTGTGAGCACACAGCTGGGCAGTGAGACAAAAACCTTTGCCCTGAAATTAGCAG CATACTACCCTGAGCCACACCTGAAGTTCACAGCATCTCCAAGAGATGTGGAGCTACTCTTGACCTCACAGGGAGGGTACCCGCGACCCTCAGTGCATTGGCTGGATGACAGCGGTGATGATGTCACCAATAACACAGTCACAAACATCTCAGAGGACACACAGGGACTATACACTGTGTCCAGTACACTAAATCTACAGGGACAAGTCAACGAGACCATCACCTTCGTCTTAAAGAACAAGGACCTGGGACAGGAGATCAGGAGAGAGATCACACTTCACTCAG CAAATGAGAGGTCGTCAGTGGAAAAAGGCAGAATTTCTGGAGACAACAAGAAGAGATGGACAATTCTTGTTCCTATAGTGATATTTGTACTGCTGTTGTTTGTACTATTAATGCCAGCACTGAGAAAAACATGCCATGGCCATCACAGAAACCATCACCTGTCTACCAAACACCATCAGGCTCATCAGTCATTACAAATGCCTTTTAATGTACTTTATAACGGAGAAAAAGACAAGACATGTAGGAATATATAA